In the genome of Methanobrevibacter sp., one region contains:
- a CDS encoding acyltransferase → MVNSSQSKRIFYFDALRAVAILFVVLLHVTGHLGEMMNYNVSTIYSFSGLFETFGNNFFKIGVDLFFMLSGALLLGRDWDIRGFLSKRIPRIAKPFVFWSLVFSVMLFVVSYVIPSLNLVDQHGIYGFLKVFWDTLMFKAPGSAVYWFFWTMLGVYLAMPILNKWIKHSELSELEYFLVIWIVSTLFDYTLMVECPVKLSYFTSPFGLVVLGYYLRYTERKVFNNALIALALIIVPAIVMFVYSCSVVDTNILFTFHRYAILPIIEVIGVFCLFKTSKYLNNPNDFIKRFVSSIAMCSYGMYLIHSQLIMVFRKVLHVSFNFTIDYLILFFVGFILSWFIIYILSKIPYVNEFVGVK, encoded by the coding sequence ATGGTTAATTCTAGCCAATCCAAGCGAATTTTTTATTTTGATGCTTTGAGGGCTGTGGCTATTCTTTTTGTGGTTTTATTGCATGTTACTGGCCATCTTGGCGAGATGATGAATTATAATGTTTCCACCATCTATTCATTCAGCGGTTTATTTGAAACATTCGGAAATAATTTTTTCAAAATAGGTGTTGATTTGTTTTTCATGTTGTCCGGCGCTTTACTGCTTGGACGTGATTGGGATATCAGAGGTTTTTTATCTAAAAGAATTCCACGCATTGCGAAGCCATTTGTATTTTGGTCATTGGTATTTTCTGTAATGCTATTTGTTGTTTCATATGTTATTCCAAGCCTAAATCTTGTTGACCAGCATGGTATTTACGGATTTTTAAAGGTGTTTTGGGACACATTAATGTTTAAGGCTCCGGGGTCTGCAGTATACTGGTTCTTCTGGACGATGTTGGGTGTGTATTTGGCAATGCCGATATTGAACAAATGGATTAAGCATTCCGAGTTGTCCGAGTTGGAATACTTTTTGGTTATTTGGATTGTTTCCACATTATTTGACTATACTCTAATGGTTGAATGCCCTGTAAAATTGTCTTATTTTACAAGCCCATTCGGTTTGGTGGTTTTAGGTTACTATCTAAGGTATACGGAAAGGAAGGTATTTAACAATGCCCTCATTGCCCTGGCTTTAATTATAGTTCCCGCTATTGTGATGTTTGTTTATTCATGTTCTGTTGTGGATACGAATATCCTGTTCACGTTTCATAGGTATGCAATTTTACCTATAATCGAAGTTATTGGAGTATTCTGTCTGTTTAAGACAAGCAAATATTTAAATAACCCTAATGATTTCATTAAAAGGTTCGTTTCATCAATTGCAATGTGTAGTTATGGAATGTATTTGATTCATAGTCAACTTATTATGGTATTTAGAAAGGTTTTGCACGTATCATTTAACTTCACTATTGACTATCTAATACTATTCTTCGTTGGTTTCATCTTATCGTGGTTTATAATTTACATACTGTCCAAAATCCCATATGTTAATGAATTTGTTGGCGTTAAATAA
- the fhcD gene encoding formylmethanofuran--tetrahydromethanopterin N-formyltransferase encodes MEINGVEIKETYAEGFGIKVTRILVTAATQELAKIAATEATGYGTSVIGCPAEAGIDCFVPADETPDGRPGYAIMICHAGKKALDHELMERIGMCILTSPTAAAFNLLDSEDVLKTGFKLKYFGDGFEKDLEIAGKTVHSIPIMSGDFLVESTFGFKDGVAGGNFFILAKDQMTGVKAAQLAVAAIANVEGVITPFPGGMVASGSKVGSNEYAFLPASTNEKMCVTLKDEVDSDIRADADGVFEIVIDGVDEESVKAAMKAGIQAACAVDGVLEISAGNFDGKLGSYIMNLHDLF; translated from the coding sequence ATGGAAATTAATGGTGTAGAAATTAAAGAAACTTACGCAGAAGGTTTTGGAATTAAGGTAACTAGAATATTAGTTACTGCAGCAACTCAAGAATTAGCAAAAATCGCAGCAACTGAAGCTACCGGTTACGGAACTTCTGTTATTGGATGTCCTGCAGAAGCAGGTATTGACTGCTTTGTACCAGCAGATGAAACTCCTGATGGAAGACCAGGTTATGCAATCATGATTTGTCACGCTGGTAAAAAAGCACTTGACCATGAATTAATGGAAAGAATCGGTATGTGTATTTTAACCTCTCCTACCGCAGCAGCATTCAACTTACTTGATTCAGAAGATGTCTTAAAAACTGGTTTCAAACTCAAATACTTCGGTGACGGATTTGAAAAAGACCTTGAAATTGCTGGAAAAACCGTACACTCCATTCCAATCATGTCCGGTGACTTCTTAGTTGAATCCACATTCGGGTTCAAAGATGGTGTTGCTGGAGGAAACTTCTTCATTTTAGCTAAAGATCAAATGACTGGTGTTAAAGCAGCTCAATTAGCTGTTGCAGCAATTGCAAATGTAGAAGGCGTCATCACTCCATTCCCTGGTGGTATGGTTGCATCTGGTTCCAAAGTAGGATCCAATGAATATGCATTCTTACCAGCATCCACTAACGAAAAAATGTGTGTAACTTTAAAAGATGAAGTTGACTCTGACATTAGAGCAGATGCTGACGGTGTATTCGAAATAGTTATTGATGGTGTAGATGAAGAATCCGTAAAAGCAGCTATGAAAGCAGGTATTCAGGCAGCTTGTGCTGTTGATGGAGTACTTGAAATTTCAGCTGGTAACTTCGACGGTAAATTAGGTTCCTACATCATGAACTTACATGATTTATTCTAG
- a CDS encoding NAD-binding protein, with the protein MKKIIFKFLTRLPSKYSINGLILIVGLFIYGIVGSYFIMGLNLIDSIYYSVITMATVGYGDYIPTTGIQKIFATTLALAGVALLAYVFNIILTNFQEKMRLYSKGAKKMKSIKDMDDYYILCGYGRVGKVVLEELTQRNQNVVVIEKDKERYDGIEEKKNVVSIHKDATEDELISHLAGDKCNSIIVSTGDDVSNLFIVMAIREASPNAWIVSRASKTENISRLKKAGADKVVSPEIIGGKDLYFESTRPHLLKITVRHTSDELLDEFEIISKHGCTLENIEYHLPGIETPLTREIKAIEFSDGKEYHNYLKTHPDAKQALDNLYKTVNNIHSHLISGPDRATFKKLTKDLEKIDEIIGINLTNKEIAKITKKEI; encoded by the coding sequence ATGAAAAAAATAATATTTAAATTTTTAACAAGATTGCCCTCAAAATATAGCATCAACGGATTAATACTAATTGTAGGATTATTTATTTATGGAATCGTTGGTTCATACTTCATAATGGGTTTAAATTTGATTGATTCTATTTATTATTCAGTTATTACAATGGCTACAGTTGGATATGGAGATTATATCCCCACCACTGGAATCCAAAAAATATTTGCAACAACATTAGCGCTTGCCGGTGTTGCATTGCTTGCATATGTGTTTAATATAATACTGACAAATTTCCAGGAAAAAATGAGATTATATTCTAAAGGAGCTAAGAAAATGAAATCTATAAAAGACATGGATGATTATTATATTCTTTGCGGTTACGGGAGAGTTGGAAAAGTAGTGCTTGAAGAATTAACCCAAAGAAATCAAAATGTGGTTGTTATTGAAAAAGATAAGGAAAGATATGATGGCATTGAAGAAAAGAAGAATGTAGTTTCAATTCACAAGGATGCGACTGAAGATGAGTTAATTTCCCACCTTGCGGGAGACAAATGTAACAGCATTATAGTAAGTACGGGCGATGATGTAAGTAACTTATTCATTGTTATGGCAATACGCGAAGCAAGCCCTAATGCATGGATTGTATCACGTGCCAGCAAAACAGAAAACATTTCAAGACTTAAAAAAGCGGGCGCCGATAAAGTAGTATCCCCTGAAATAATCGGAGGAAAAGACTTGTATTTTGAGTCAACCAGACCACATCTTTTAAAAATCACTGTAAGGCACACATCAGATGAGCTCCTTGATGAATTTGAAATAATATCCAAACATGGCTGTACGCTAGAAAATATCGAATATCACCTGCCGGGAATTGAAACCCCTCTTACACGTGAAATAAAAGCTATAGAATTTTCAGACGGCAAGGAATATCATAATTATCTAAAAACACATCCCGACGCGAAACAAGCTTTAGATAACTTATATAAAACTGTGAACAATATCCACTCACATTTAATTTCAGGCCCTGATAGGGCAACCTTCAAAAAACTCACAAAAGATTTAGAGAAAATAGATGAAATAATTGGAATAAACCTAACAAATAAAGAAATAGCCAAAATAACTAAAAAAGAAATCTAA
- a CDS encoding NAD(P)H-hydrate dehydratase, whose protein sequence is MHPMDMMVTDYNCEYLGLSRLCLMESAGKSLAEEVGKIAVYTFSKPVKVLIFTGSGGNGGDGFVAARYLLNRGYDVDIYMLKDNIHSSEAKTNFEILQNMKPRLSRLNIYNLKTLDDINNCEVAKNKDLDFIIVDGLLGTGIKGELQTNIRRAIEIINESSGIKISVDVPSGMDPLTGSIDDLAVVPDYTISFHKIKTGVRNADEEVVGGLVTADIGIPFEAEYFVNYGDFLRLKNRKSSSHKGNNGRLLIVGGNKDYSGAPAIAGMAAIGAGADLVYVASPEKSAQAIKSTSPDLIVKSLEGDMLSLNHAEDIIDLAENVDAILIGPGSGIDDDTSKLFNVLVTKIKKPIVLDADALKQVEISLIKNREDIVLTPHIFEFKSFFKVENDLKLDIDSYDFNKVDENITEFQQIVRKIKGSVVVKGQYDLILSGTKFRINKSGNPGMTVGGTGDALAGITTGLLAQGLNAFDSSCLGVFINGLAGEEAFNEKGNGFSATDLVSHIGSVIKNGLC, encoded by the coding sequence TTGCATCCAATGGATATGATGGTTACGGATTATAATTGTGAATATTTGGGATTATCCCGTTTATGTTTGATGGAATCCGCTGGAAAGTCTCTAGCTGAAGAAGTGGGCAAAATTGCAGTTTATACATTCTCAAAGCCTGTTAAAGTGCTAATATTTACAGGTTCCGGAGGAAATGGTGGGGATGGTTTTGTTGCAGCAAGGTATCTATTGAATAGGGGCTATGATGTGGACATCTACATGTTGAAGGATAATATACATTCATCTGAAGCCAAAACCAATTTTGAAATTTTGCAGAACATGAAACCTCGCTTGTCACGCTTAAATATTTATAATCTCAAAACATTGGATGACATTAACAACTGTGAAGTCGCAAAAAACAAGGATTTGGATTTTATTATTGTTGACGGTCTTTTGGGGACTGGAATTAAAGGGGAATTGCAAACTAATATTAGGAGAGCCATTGAAATCATCAATGAATCTTCAGGCATTAAAATCAGTGTTGATGTGCCGTCTGGAATGGATCCTTTAACAGGCAGCATTGATGATTTGGCAGTGGTTCCGGATTATACCATCAGCTTTCATAAGATTAAAACCGGTGTGAGGAATGCCGATGAAGAAGTTGTTGGAGGTCTTGTCACTGCAGATATTGGAATTCCATTTGAGGCAGAATATTTTGTTAACTATGGCGATTTTTTAAGGCTTAAGAACAGAAAATCTTCATCACATAAGGGAAATAATGGACGTTTACTTATTGTTGGAGGAAATAAAGATTATTCTGGGGCTCCAGCTATTGCAGGAATGGCAGCCATTGGTGCAGGTGCGGACTTGGTTTATGTCGCATCACCTGAAAAGTCTGCTCAAGCTATCAAGTCCACATCCCCTGATTTGATTGTAAAATCTCTTGAAGGCGATATGCTATCTTTAAATCATGCTGAAGATATAATTGACTTAGCTGAAAATGTGGATGCCATATTAATTGGACCTGGTTCTGGAATTGATGATGACACATCTAAATTGTTTAATGTTTTAGTTACAAAGATTAAAAAACCAATTGTTTTGGATGCAGATGCCTTAAAACAGGTAGAAATCTCATTAATTAAAAATCGTGAAGATATTGTATTAACACCACATATTTTCGAGTTTAAATCATTTTTTAAAGTAGAAAATGACTTGAAGCTGGACATTGATTCATATGACTTTAATAAGGTTGATGAAAACATAACTGAGTTTCAACAGATTGTTCGCAAAATTAAAGGTTCTGTAGTTGTTAAAGGTCAGTATGACTTAATATTGTCCGGAACTAAATTTAGAATTAACAAGTCCGGTAATCCTGGAATGACTGTTGGAGGAACCGGAGATGCTTTAGCAGGAATAACTACTGGTTTGCTTGCACAAGGTTTAAATGCTTTTGATTCATCTTGTTTAGGAGTTTTCATTAACGGTCTTGCAGGAGAAGAGGCATTTAATGAGAAGGGAAATGGCTTTTCAGCAACAGATCTGGTGTCTCATATTGGTAGTGTGATTAAAAATGGGTTATGTTAA